The DNA sequence CTCTGACTCAGCACGTCACCAGGTTTGGCGTTGCCCTGACCGACGCCGTCGCGAGTGCTGGGGTCGAGCAGGCGGAAGCGATAGTGTTCGAGAAAACGCACCGGCACCTGCACGGTGCGGTTGCCGTCTTTGCTGAGCACGTCCGCGCCGGCCACGATGTCGGGCAGACTTTTACGCACCGCGTTGCGGACTTTCTCGTTGTGGCGCAACCAGTCACGCGCGCCGCGCGAAAACAGATCGTACCAGCCGCTGTCCTCGCGACGCTCGCTACCGGTATCTTTCTCCGAGCTCATGCCGTTTCGACCTCGCAATCGCTAGCCGTTGCTCAACTAAACACCGTTAATGGCGCCTGATCCAACCTCGCCACTCGCGCGCTGCATCAAATTGTCTACTCCTGCGACAACAGCGTGGTAACGTAATTGAGCGCCTCTTTGGCGCTATGATTATCATAGCCGTATTCCCGAACCAGCCGCTCCTGCACCGCGGAAATCTTTTGCTGCGCTTCTTCGTCTGGCCGCGCGGCGGAGGTGACCAGCCGCAGGACATCGCGGCGCTCCTCGAACAAATATTGCTCGATCGCCTCGTGCAGACGCGTGTGGCTGTCCAGCGTGAATTTCGAACCCGCCTTGTAAGCCACCATCGCCTTGCGCACCACCTCTTGTCGGAACGACTGTTTGCCGGATTCCGACACCTTGATCTTTTCCTCGACCGAGCGCAGAAATCGCTCATCGGGCGGACGCGATTCGCCGGTTATGGGGTCGTCCACCTCGCGCTGATCGAGTTTGGCCTCGACTTCATCCAGGTATTTATCGAGCAATTGTTGTGCCTCTTCCTCAAACGAGGCGAACAACGCCTTGTGTACATCTTCCTTGACCCAGCGGTTGTAAAAGTCCTTACGCGCCAGCACCAGAAAGTCCACCCACTGGCGCTTTTCCTTGGTGTCCATGCGCGCATCGTGCTCGATCGCGTCTTTTAGCGCGAGCAATACTTCCATGCTGGTGAGACTCTTCGCCTCGCTGCGGGTGATGGCGTTGGAAATCGCATTGATCACGAAGCGTGGACTGACACCCGTCATGCCCTCGTCCGGTGCATCCGCCCTGATGCGCGACACTTCGTTGTCGGAAAAACCTTCAACGTCCTCATGCGCGTACAGGCGCAGCTTCTTGGAGAGGTCCAGCTCCTCGCGTTCCGGCGCACGCAGACGGGTGAGAATGGAGAATGTCGCCGCCAACTTGAGCGCGTGTGGGTCGAGATGCACGGCGCGGAAAGCGGCGGCGTTGGACACCAGTTTTTTGTAGATGCGCGCCTCATCCGTGTAGTTAAGCGTATACGGCACCTTGATGATCACCATGCGATCCAGCAGCGCCTCGTTTTCCTTTTCCTGCAGGAACTTGTGGAACTCCGCCAGATTGGTGTGCGCGACGATGGTTTCATCCAGATAAATCAGCGGGAAGCGCGAGACTTTGACGTTCTTCTCTTGTGTCAAGGTCAGCAGCAGGTACAAGAATTCGCGTTTGACCTTCAGGATTTCGATCATCTCCAGCACGCCGCGGCTGGCGGCGTACACGGCGCCCGACCACGACCAGGCGCGCGGGTCGCCCTCGTCGCCGATCTCCGCGACCTTGGACAAATCCACCGAACCGACCAGGTCGGCTATGTCGGCGGTGCTGGGGTCGTGCGGCGCGTACGTGCCGACCCCGACCCGGTTGGACTCCGACAGGAACACGCGCTCGACGGGGTAACGCATGAAGTCAGCTTCGAACTCCTCCTCCAGCCGCATGCGGCAAAACGGAGTCACCTCGCCCGTTACATCGACGCCGTAAGTCTCGCGGAACTGCGCACGCATACTGGTCGGTATCAGGTTCAGCG is a window from the Gammaproteobacteria bacterium genome containing:
- a CDS encoding serine protein kinase translates to MPQSTTTTSQEHQTRFIDSLTAFTKEHRARHWEGTFAEFLETIVPEDARGVSRSSHEYVWDMFQWYGRREVARMEPDGNGASGSTRELSSELFAHDLFGIEKPLARVVEYFKAASAGSDVGRRLLLLLGPPSGGKSTLVILLKRALEEYSHTDEGAIYALEGSPTHESPLNLIPTSMRAQFRETYGVDVTGEVTPFCRMRLEEEFEADFMRYPVERVFLSESNRVGVGTYAPHDPSTADIADLVGSVDLSKVAEIGDEGDPRAWSWSGAVYAASRGVLEMIEILKVKREFLYLLLTLTQEKNVKVSRFPLIYLDETIVAHTNLAEFHKFLQEKENEALLDRMVIIKVPYTLNYTDEARIYKKLVSNAAAFRAVHLDPHALKLAATFSILTRLRAPEREELDLSKKLRLYAHEDVEGFSDNEVSRIRADAPDEGMTGVSPRFVINAISNAITRSEAKSLTSMEVLLALKDAIEHDARMDTKEKRQWVDFLVLARKDFYNRWVKEDVHKALFASFEEEAQQLLDKYLDEVEAKLDQREVDDPITGESRPPDERFLRSVEEKIKVSESGKQSFRQEVVRKAMVAYKAGSKFTLDSHTRLHEAIEQYLFEERRDVLRLVTSAARPDEEAQQKISAVQERLVREYGYDNHSAKEALNYVTTLLSQE